The region TTCTCGGATGACATTACTGGATCCGACGTGCTGAAATTTCAGGTGCGGAAATCGGATCGAAAAATGTTCAAAAAAGAAGGAGAGTTGTCCTTTTTCTGCACATCACATGATTCGATGATCGGGACCTTCTTGATTAATGGGCAAAAGGTTGTTCCAGCCCTTGAACCAGTTCAAGAGATGGTCGCAGAACCTGTCATTAATGAGCTAATCTCCAGCGAATTGGTGAATAACGATCCAACTGCGGTTTATGCAGGTGGGTATTACAGGATCTCCACGGATTCACTGGATCAGCTTCCCTTGATCTGATCCAATTCATCGGAATCTCTGCGTATGGCGAATGCTGCCAGAACGCCCCCCAGAAATCCGCCGGCGTGACCAACCCAGCTCACCCCGGCGGGTGAGACTCCGGGGATCAAGGCCAACAAGGCTGAGCCGTACAACCAGAACGTGATTCCTCCCAGAAGAATCGGCACGATTCTGCGTTCCAGTAGACCGATCAACAGGAGATAGCCGAGCAATCCATACACCACTCCGGAGAGCCCATGGCCCGCAGCTGGCCAGAACAGGGCGATGGGGAGTTCAACCAGCACCACTCCGATCCATACGGCGATGTAGTCGCGGTTGCTCCGTGTGAGCACCAGCCAGCTCAGGGGCAGAAACACCAGAGAGTTGGACATGAGATGACCGAAGCCCGAGTGGCTGAACGGTGCGCTCAACACTCTCCACAACGGCAGGCCAGGTCCCATCGGCAGATTCCACTGGCCACCAAAAAGCAGTTGATCGATGAGTTCCTGACCCCAGGCCAGGCCGAGCAACAGCAACGGAATCAGCCAGCGGCCGCCCATCTCCAGCAAGCAGGGATCACAATGATGGCTCCCATGGGCTGGGTTGGGTGAAGGACAGGGTCGATGTGGTGGTGATCGGCAGTGGTATCGGTGGTCTCTGCTGTGCGTCCCTTTGTGCGCGAGCCGGACGAGAAGTGCTGGTGCTCGAAGCCCATACCCAGCCTGGTGGTGCAGCCCATGGTTTTCAGCGTCAGGGCTATCACTTCGAATCGGGACCATCGCTTTGGAGTGGCTTG is a window of Synechococcus sp. A15-24 DNA encoding:
- a CDS encoding rhomboid family intramembrane serine protease; this translates as MGGRWLIPLLLLGLAWGQELIDQLLFGGQWNLPMGPGLPLWRVLSAPFSHSGFGHLMSNSLVFLPLSWLVLTRSNRDYIAVWIGVVLVELPIALFWPAAGHGLSGVVYGLLGYLLLIGLLERRIVPILLGGITFWLYGSALLALIPGVSPAGVSWVGHAGGFLGGVLAAFAIRRDSDELDQIKGS